A single Patagioenas fasciata isolate bPatFas1 chromosome 29, bPatFas1.hap1, whole genome shotgun sequence DNA region contains:
- the RNASEK gene encoding ribonuclease kappa, with translation MVSLLCCGPKLAACGLVLSAWGVVMLVLLGIFFHAHSAVLIDDVPFTEDDFKDGPERIYRLYEQVGTNCFIAAAFYAVLGGFSFCQNRLNKRKEYMVR, from the exons ATGGTGTCGCTGCTGTGCTGCGGGCCCAAACTGGCGGCCTGCGGGCTGGTGCTGAGCGCTTGGGGCGTCGTCATGTTG GTCCTATTGGGGATCTTCTTCCACGCTCACTCAGCCGTTCTGATCGACGACGTTCCCTTCACCGAGGACGATTTCAAAGA CGGCCCGGAGCGCATTTACCGCCTCTATGAACAAGTGGGCACCAATTGCTTCATCGCCGCCGCTTTCTACGCCGTCTTGGGGGGCTTCTCCTTCTGCCAAAACCGCCTCAACAAACGCAAGGAGTACATGGTGCGCTAG
- the SLC2A4 gene encoding solute carrier family 2, facilitated glucose transporter member 4 isoform X2, which yields MPSGFQQIQEEEEEEAAPRGGALTPTLLLSVFAATLGSFQFGYNIGVINAPQKVLEAEYNVTWARRWGSAPPPATIAALWAASVAAFSVGGMGSALGGGALAERLGRKGALLATNGLAVVGGALMGGAKLGPTYTLIIIGRFVVGVYSGLASALVPMYVGEIAPTRLRGALGALHQLGIVCGILVAQVLGLDWLLGSAGAWPALLGAGLLPAALQLLLLPLCPESPRFLLARGQGERARNCLARLAGAEQVGAELQRQWAELRGHAQRVGLGALLRCPRYRQPLLVTLALQLAQQLSGINAIFYYSTGIFEGAGLSRPIYGTIGTGVVNVAATALAVPLMERAGRRRLQLLGLLGMLGCAGTLTLGMNVPPPVGPPISLGSVLLFVVFFALGPGPIPWFVGAELFPPGPRPPALALAALVNWAGNFAVALAFPALQGSLDTPAVNQEPQTP from the exons ATGCCCAGCGGGTTCCAGCAGAtccaggaggaggag gaggaggaggcggccccgcgggggggggctctgacccCCACCCTGCTCCTCTCGGTCTTCGCCGCCACCCTCGGCTCCTTCCAGTTCGGGTACAACATCGGGGTCATCAACGCCCCCCAGAAG GTGCTGGAGGCGGAGTACAACGTCACGTGGGCGCGGCGCTGGGgctccgcccctccccccgccaccaTCGCCGCCCTCTGGGCCGCGTCCGTCGCCGCCTTCTCCGTGGGGGGGATGGGCAGCGCGCTGGGGGGAGGGGCGCTGGCCGAGCGCCTCGGCAG gaaAGGCGCCTTATTGGCCACCAATGGGTTGGCggtggtgggcggagccctgatGGGCGGGGCCAAACTGGGCCCCACCTACACCCTCATCATCATTGGCCGCTTCGTCGTGGGCGTCTACTCAG GCCTGGCCTCGGCATTGGTTCCCATGTACGTGGGGGAGATCGCCCCGACGCGCCtgcggggggcgctgggggccCTGCACCAATTGGGGATCGTCTGCGGGATCCTGGTGGcgcag GTGCTGGGCCTGGATTGGCTGCTGGGCTCcgcgggggcgtggccggcgctGCTGGGGGCGGGGCTGCTGCCGGCggcgctgcagctgctgctgctgcccctgtgCCCCGAGAGCCCCCGCTTCCTGCTGGCGCGGGGGCAGGGCGAGCGCGCCAGGAACT GTCTGGCCCGGCTGGCGGGGGCGGAGCAGGTGGGGGCGGAGCTCCAGCGGCAGTGGGCGGAGCTCCGAGGCCACGCCCAGCGGGTGGGGCTGGGGGCGCTGCTGCGCTGCCCCCGCTACCGGCAGCCGCTGCTGGTGACGCTGGCGCTGCAGCTGGCGCAGCAGCTCTCGGGCATCAACGCG atCTTCTACTACTCGACCGGGATCttcgagggggcggggctgagccgCCCAATCTACGGCACCATCGGCACGGGCGTGGTCAACGTGGCGGCCACCGCCCTGGCG GTCCCCCTGATGGAACGCGCCGGGCGGCGCCgcctgcagctcctggggctcctgGGGATGTTGGGGTGCGCGGGGACCCTCACGTTGGGCATGAACGTCCCG ccccccgtggGCCCCCCCATATCCTTGGGCTCCGTGTTGCTGTTCGTCGTGTTCTTCGCTTTGGGTCCCGGCCCCATCCCCTGGTTCGTGGGGGCGGAGCTTTTCCCGCCGGGGCCACGCCCCCCGGCGCTCGCGCTCGCCGCGCTCGTCAATTGGGCGGGAAACTTCGCCGTGGCGCTGGCGTTTCCCGCGCTGCAG